In Phormidium yuhuli AB48, one genomic interval encodes:
- a CDS encoding efflux RND transporter permease subunit — translation MSLRERFNISKWAIQHRMVTIAIWLAIAVAGLFAYSSLQYALFPDITFPVVIVNASGESEDVISTESDLTEPIEAQLWDLPGLDDIQSRVYPGRTVISVLFNVGVDLTPSSDAVRDRLNQLQLPDNTDLEVIPLNLNESAAISYALRPTGDSDLADIAPITENDLIPQLEQLPGVLRVDLLGDAEIDPESDPDLLTEDVHLNAPTLIRFAGENALALQVIKEGDANTLEVVRQVETTVATWDQDYPQIQVDLAATQADFIREATQATIDTLGFAIILAVIVIFAFLRNLWATLITALAIPISLLGTFIVMAVYDFNLETITLLALALTIGIIVDDAIVEVENIARHLDDGLPPREAAIAATNEIGLTVSASTLTIVAVFLPVAFMGGTIGQFFKPFGLTVSAAVLISLLVARTLSPVLAVYWLKPKPQGDRPPSNSPNLLDRLYLPLLRNALGHPWLTLAIAVLSLVLGIGLIPLIPKGFIPQLDRGEFNILYTAPLPEFPSPQDLSPAEAEAFDPDLFEMEGLDQDPSLRLPEFDPRLLILTASQDIAADLETVVRDHPDVESVYTLIGYRGEPNRGRLTVQLRGDRQLDTASVQSDLRDRLPRPEGSRVSVEDIQFVEIGDSKPLQIALLGDDLDQLNQTARRIAAAISDLPGLIDIETSASDPDGDLTSLRRKSGERVAYVEANLRQSQALGDATDDVLAIAQDLLPPDIRLDLGGDAQNAASVFRSFGGTLALSVTCMLAVLILPFGRLLEPLVVGLSLPLALIGALFALLITQSDFGMISLIGTIFLLGLLDKNALLLMDYANQLRKAGKPRIEALLETGRVRFRPILMTTASTVLGMLPIAIGWGAGAELRQPMAVAIIGGLITSSLLSLVVVPVLYGLLEDGWFKLRRS, via the coding sequence ATGTCACTGCGAGAACGATTCAACATCTCAAAATGGGCCATTCAGCATCGAATGGTGACCATCGCCATTTGGCTGGCCATCGCCGTGGCCGGACTTTTCGCCTATTCCTCCCTCCAATACGCCCTCTTTCCCGACATCACCTTCCCCGTGGTCATCGTCAACGCCTCCGGGGAGAGTGAGGATGTCATCAGCACTGAAAGCGACCTCACCGAACCCATCGAAGCCCAACTGTGGGATTTACCCGGTCTCGACGATATCCAATCCCGCGTCTATCCCGGACGGACTGTTATTAGCGTCCTGTTTAACGTCGGCGTCGATCTAACCCCCTCCAGCGACGCCGTCCGCGATCGCCTCAACCAACTCCAACTCCCCGACAACACCGACCTAGAGGTCATTCCCCTAAACCTCAACGAATCCGCCGCCATCAGTTACGCCCTACGGCCCACCGGTGATAGCGACCTAGCAGACATCGCCCCCATCACCGAAAACGACCTCATTCCCCAACTCGAACAACTCCCCGGAGTCCTGCGGGTCGATCTCCTCGGTGATGCTGAGATTGACCCAGAGAGTGACCCAGACCTCCTAACCGAAGACGTCCACCTCAACGCCCCCACCCTGATCCGCTTCGCCGGCGAGAACGCCCTGGCCCTACAAGTCATCAAAGAAGGAGACGCCAACACCCTCGAAGTTGTCCGCCAAGTGGAAACCACCGTCGCCACCTGGGACCAAGACTATCCTCAAATTCAAGTTGACCTAGCCGCCACCCAAGCCGACTTTATCCGCGAAGCCACCCAAGCCACCATCGACACCCTAGGATTTGCCATTATCCTCGCCGTTATCGTCATCTTCGCCTTCCTACGCAACCTCTGGGCCACCCTCATCACCGCCCTAGCCATTCCTATCTCCCTCCTGGGGACCTTCATCGTCATGGCGGTGTATGACTTCAACCTCGAAACCATCACCCTCCTGGCCCTAGCCCTCACCATCGGCATTATTGTCGATGACGCCATTGTCGAAGTAGAGAACATCGCCCGCCATCTTGACGACGGCCTACCCCCCCGGGAAGCCGCCATCGCCGCCACTAACGAAATTGGCCTCACCGTCTCCGCCTCCACCCTCACCATCGTCGCCGTCTTTCTCCCCGTAGCCTTCATGGGGGGAACCATCGGACAATTCTTTAAACCCTTCGGCCTTACCGTCTCAGCAGCGGTTCTCATCTCCCTCCTCGTGGCCCGCACCCTCTCCCCCGTCCTGGCCGTCTATTGGCTGAAACCCAAACCCCAGGGCGATCGCCCCCCGTCCAACTCCCCCAACCTTCTCGATCGCCTCTATTTACCCCTACTGCGCAACGCCCTCGGTCATCCCTGGTTAACCCTCGCCATCGCCGTTCTTAGTTTAGTTCTGGGAATTGGTCTAATTCCCCTGATTCCCAAAGGCTTTATTCCCCAACTCGATCGCGGCGAGTTCAACATCCTCTATACCGCCCCCCTGCCCGAGTTTCCCAGTCCTCAAGACCTCTCCCCCGCCGAGGCGGAGGCGTTCGACCCTGACCTCTTTGAGATGGAAGGATTAGACCAAGACCCCTCCCTGAGGCTGCCCGAATTTGACCCACGCTTGCTTATCCTCACCGCCAGTCAGGACATCGCCGCCGACCTTGAAACCGTGGTGCGCGACCATCCCGATGTGGAATCCGTCTATACCCTCATCGGCTACCGAGGCGAACCCAATCGGGGCCGCCTGACGGTGCAACTGCGGGGCGATCGCCAACTCGACACGGCCAGCGTCCAAAGTGACTTACGCGATCGCCTCCCCCGGCCCGAAGGAAGCCGCGTCAGCGTTGAAGATATCCAATTCGTCGAAATTGGCGACAGCAAACCCCTACAAATTGCCCTCCTCGGCGACGACCTCGACCAACTCAACCAAACCGCCCGCCGCATCGCCGCCGCCATCAGCGACTTACCCGGTCTCATCGACATCGAAACCAGCGCCAGTGACCCCGACGGTGACCTCACCAGTCTCCGCCGTAAATCCGGGGAACGGGTGGCCTATGTTGAAGCCAATCTCCGCCAAAGTCAGGCCCTCGGCGATGCCACTGATGACGTCCTGGCGATCGCCCAAGACCTCCTCCCCCCAGACATCCGCCTAGACCTCGGAGGCGATGCCCAAAATGCCGCCAGCGTCTTCCGCAGTTTCGGCGGCACCTTAGCCTTATCCGTCACCTGTATGTTGGCGGTTCTGATTCTGCCCTTTGGCCGCTTATTAGAACCCTTAGTCGTAGGATTATCCCTGCCCCTAGCCCTCATTGGGGCCCTATTTGCCTTACTCATTACTCAAAGTGACTTTGGCATGATTTCTCTCATTGGCACCATTTTTCTCCTCGGCCTACTCGACAAAAATGCCTTGTTACTCATGGACTATGCCAACCAACTGCGCAAAGCCGGAAAACCCCGCATTGAAGCCCTCCTAGAAACCGGACGAGTTCGCTTTCGTCCCATCCTCATGACCACCGCCTCAACCGTCTTAGGAATGCTCCCCATCGCCATCGGCTGGGGGGCGGGAGCCGAATTACGTCAACCCATGGCCGTCGCCATTATCGGTGGGTTAATTACCTCTAGCCTTCTCAGTTTAGTCGTGGTTCCGGTTTTATATGGACTCCTAGAAGATGGCTGGTTTAAACTGCGTCGAAGCTGA
- the sixA gene encoding phosphohistidine phosphatase SixA — MTASSLFKVSGNSDENSLISFPTPNGSQPYKPSKNHPQLKSENPQHPHSPMPQLYLIRHGIAADRNPQTYPDDRQRPLTDAGVKKTRKIAKRLAELGLQFDHLLTSPLIRAQQTADILHNAKLSPQPEIFPALAPCGPIQDWLNWYNTLPKTSKNGDVAIAVVGHEPDLGQWAEQLIWGEVREKLIVKKAGVIGVNLPDDGEIIGQSTLFWLVPPRFLL; from the coding sequence ATGACAGCTTCTTCATTATTTAAAGTTAGTGGAAATTCTGATGAGAACAGTTTAATCAGTTTTCCCACCCCCAATGGTAGTCAACCCTACAAACCCTCAAAGAACCATCCCCAGCTAAAATCAGAGAACCCCCAACATCCCCATTCCCCCATGCCCCAACTCTATCTCATCCGTCATGGCATTGCCGCCGATCGCAATCCCCAAACCTATCCTGATGATCGCCAACGGCCCCTCACCGACGCCGGAGTCAAGAAAACCCGTAAAATCGCCAAACGCCTCGCAGAACTCGGTCTACAATTCGACCATCTCCTCACCAGTCCCCTGATTCGGGCCCAACAAACCGCCGACATTTTGCACAACGCCAAACTCAGCCCCCAACCCGAGATCTTCCCCGCCCTAGCCCCCTGCGGCCCCATTCAAGACTGGCTAAACTGGTACAACACCCTCCCCAAAACAAGCAAAAACGGCGATGTGGCGATCGCCGTCGTTGGACATGAACCCGACTTAGGACAGTGGGCCGAACAACTCATTTGGGGAGAAGTTCGCGAAAAACTAATTGTCAAAAAAGCCGGTGTAATTGGCGTCAATCTTCCAGATGACGGAGAAATCATCGGCCAGAGTACACTTTTCTGGCTGGTTCCACCGCGATTTTTGCTCTAG
- the modA gene encoding molybdate ABC transporter substrate-binding protein: MKKLSWYFGLAVVGLLLMMGLSARHQPFLRADSPPTAVTLTVSAASDLRDVFPEIGQAWEAETGHSLRFNFGSTGQLAQQIARGAPVDVFAAANRQFVDDLDREGLVFPETKALYGVGRITLWQREEASLDINRLEDLLKPEVRRVAIANPNHAPYGTAAKEALEAAGIWEEIQPKLIFGENISQTQQYAMTGNVDVAIAALSISVEKPGRWELISDTLHHPLEQMLAVPKNAPYPQEAKEFAAFINGEQGRPLMEKYGFVVPDSPETP; the protein is encoded by the coding sequence ATGAAGAAGCTGTCATGGTATTTTGGCTTGGCAGTTGTGGGGCTGCTGTTGATGATGGGCCTGTCGGCGCGACATCAACCGTTCCTACGGGCCGATAGTCCCCCAACTGCTGTGACTCTCACGGTCTCGGCTGCCTCGGATTTGCGGGATGTGTTTCCGGAAATTGGTCAAGCGTGGGAGGCGGAAACGGGACATTCCCTGCGCTTTAATTTTGGATCTACGGGACAATTGGCTCAGCAAATTGCACGGGGTGCGCCGGTAGATGTGTTTGCTGCGGCTAATCGCCAATTTGTGGATGATTTAGACCGAGAGGGATTGGTTTTTCCGGAAACGAAAGCTCTCTATGGGGTGGGACGTATTACTCTCTGGCAACGAGAGGAGGCGTCCCTAGACATTAACCGGCTTGAGGATTTGCTAAAACCGGAGGTGCGACGGGTGGCGATCGCCAACCCCAATCATGCTCCCTATGGAACGGCGGCGAAGGAAGCCTTGGAAGCCGCCGGCATCTGGGAGGAGATACAACCGAAACTGATTTTTGGGGAGAATATCAGTCAGACTCAACAGTATGCGATGACGGGGAATGTGGATGTGGCGATCGCCGCTCTCTCGATTAGTGTGGAGAAACCGGGACGCTGGGAACTCATTAGCGATACTCTCCATCATCCCCTGGAACAAATGCTGGCTGTACCCAAAAATGCTCCCTATCCTCAGGAGGCGAAAGAGTTTGCGGCGTTTATTAATGGGGAACAGGGACGGCCATTGATGGAAAAATATGGCTTTGTGGTTCCTGATTCTCCAGAAACGCCATGA
- the modB gene encoding molybdate ABC transporter permease subunit, protein MIWQPSFLSLQVTLSASLVIFVLGLTLGTVLAKCRFPGQLVLSTVLNLPLVLPPSVVGYGLLLALGRGSPIREWLGIDLLFTWQAAAIASTVVALPLMVESTRAAIANVNPELEAAARTLGSTEREILVRITLPLAYRGILAGFTLSVARSLGEFGATLMVAGSIPGRTQTLPLAIYDAVESREYGLANIMVLMMTVIAFLFLYWVRRLDNAPHP, encoded by the coding sequence ATGATTTGGCAACCGTCCTTTCTCTCGTTACAAGTTACTCTCAGCGCCAGTCTGGTGATTTTTGTGCTGGGGTTGACGTTGGGGACGGTTTTGGCGAAATGCCGCTTTCCGGGCCAATTGGTTCTCTCGACGGTCTTGAATTTGCCTCTGGTGTTACCGCCGAGTGTGGTGGGGTATGGCTTGCTGTTGGCGTTGGGCCGGGGAAGTCCGATTCGAGAGTGGTTGGGGATTGACCTCTTGTTTACTTGGCAGGCCGCCGCCATCGCCTCGACGGTGGTGGCGTTACCGCTGATGGTTGAGTCAACCCGAGCGGCGATCGCGAATGTTAATCCGGAACTGGAAGCGGCGGCCCGGACGTTGGGATCGACGGAGAGGGAAATTCTCGTGCGCATTACGCTTCCCTTGGCCTATCGGGGGATTTTGGCGGGTTTTACCCTCAGTGTCGCGAGAAGTTTGGGGGAGTTTGGGGCGACACTGATGGTGGCGGGAAGTATCCCCGGACGGACTCAAACTCTGCCCCTGGCGATTTATGATGCGGTGGAGTCGAGAGAGTATGGTCTGGCTAATATTATGGTCTTGATGATGACGGTGATCGCCTTCCTATTTCTCTATTGGGTGAGACGATTAGACAATGCACCTCATCCCTAA